From Oncorhynchus mykiss isolate Arlee chromosome 6, USDA_OmykA_1.1, whole genome shotgun sequence, the proteins below share one genomic window:
- the zgc:110699 gene encoding ras-related and estrogen-regulated growth inhibitor isoform X2, with product MTDSGPSRKMSRAKLVILGRDNCGKTEVTYRCRKTVDKETIDLEILDTANKECVGSAAPSLESSIKWGDGFLIMYSITDRSSFESVSHLKRLIDHVKQTLGIPTVIVANKCDMENGRVVRTEEGKALASDLRCSFFELSVAECSVAVELAVEKLVREVRLEYQRHLLAMDKRSRMLQMRHALSRKLTRSKTMQW from the exons ATGACCGATTCTGGACCGTCAAGAAAAATGTCACGGGCAAAGTTGGTGATACTTGGACGAGACAACTGTGGAAAGACAG AAGTAACTTACAGATGTCGGAAAACTGTCGACAAGGAGACCATCGATTTGGAGATATTGGACACAGCCAACAAG gagtGTGTGGGTTCTGCAGCACCTTCTCTGGAGAGTTCCATTAAATGGGGCGATGGTTTCCTTATTATGTATTCCATCACAGACCGGAGCAGTTTTGAGTCTGTCTCACACTTAAAGAGGCTTATTGATCATGTCAAGCAGACCCTAG GCATACCTACTGTAATAGTTGCGAATAAATGTGACATGGAGAATGGAAGGGTGGTGCGGACAGAAGAAGGAAAGGCCCTTGCCAGTGATCTGAG GTGCAGCTTCTTTGAGTTGTCTGTGGCGGAGTGTTCTGTGGCTGTGGAGTTAGCGGTTGAGAAGTTGGTACGAGAGGTGCGCCTGGAGTACCAGCGCCACCTACTGGCCATGGACAAACGCTCACGCATGCTCCAGATGAGGCACGCACTGAGCCGCAAGCTTACCCGCAGCAAGACCATGCAGTGGTAA
- the harbi1 gene encoding putative nuclease HARBI1: protein MAIQIAILDCDLLLHGRGHKTLDRFDIETVSDEFLLTTFGFPRHFIYYLVELLRDTLSRRTQRSRAISPEVQILAALGFYTSGFFQTRMGDAIGISQASMSRCVTNVTKALVEKAPECIVFMRDEATKQQSKEEFFRVAGIPNVMGVVDCTHIAIKAPNAEDSSYVNKKGFHSINCQLVCDARGLLLSAETNWPGSLQDNFILKQSSVYKELEEQENHEGWFLGDCCYPLKKWLMTPVQYPETSADFRYNLAHTATHEIVDRTFRAIQTRFRCLDGSKGYLQYLPEKCSHIILACCVLHNVSLQSGLDAWTFERTDMPDQSEEGSCKPEAVDSEAVRIRQELILSHFS from the exons ATGGCTATACAAATAGCCATCCTGGATTGTGACCTGCTGCTCCATGGTCGTGGACATAAAACTCTCGACAGGTTTGATATAGAGACCGTTTCAGACGAGTTCCTATTAACAACATTTGGATTCCCTCGACATTTCATCTACTACCTGGTGGAGCTACTGCGTGACACATTATCACGACGTACGCAACGGTCTCGAGCAATAAGCCCAGAAGTTCAGATTCTTGCTGCTTTAGGATTCTATACCTCAGGATTCTTCCAGACGAGGATGGGAGATGCCATTGGCATTAGCCAGGCTTCCATGAGTCGCTGTGTGACAAATGTAACCAAGGCACTGGTTGAGAAAGCTCCAGAGTGCATAGTATTCATGAGAGACGAAGCTACAAAACAGCAGTCCAAAGAGGAGTTTTTCAGGGTAGCGGGAATACCAAACGTCATGGGTGTTGTAGACTGTACCCATATAGCCATTAAGGCACCCAATGCAGAGGATTCTTCATATGTCAATAAGAAAGGCTTCCATTCAATTAACTGCCAACTTGTGTGTGATGCCAGGGGACTTTTGCTCAGTGCAGAGACTAACTGGCCTGGCAGCTTACAGGATAATTTCATATTAAAGCAGTCTTCAGTGTACAAGGAATTGGAAGAACAGGAAAATCATGAAGGCTGGTTTTTAG GAGACTGCTGCTATCCTTTAAAGAAATGGCTGATGACACCTGTCCAGTACCCAGAAACTTCAGCAGACTTTCGATACAACTTGGCTCACACTGCCACTCATGAGATTGTGGACCGCACGTTCAGGGCCATTCAAACCCGTTTCCGTTGCCTGGATGGGTCCAAAGGCTACCTTCAGTACTTACCTGAGAAGTGCTCTCACATCATTCTGGCCTGCTGTGTCTTGCACAACGTGTCATTGCAATCAGGCTTGGATGCCTGGACGTTTGAGAGGACTGATATGCCAGACCAGTCGGAGGAGGGCAGTTGTAAGCCAGAGGCTGTGGACTCAGAGGCAGTCCGAATCCGTCAGGAGCTCATTCTTAGTCACTTCAGCTAG
- the zgc:110699 gene encoding ras-related and estrogen-regulated growth inhibitor isoform X1: MTDSGPSRKMSRAKLVILGRDNCGKTALCVRFITKRFIGEYDHKKEVTYRCRKTVDKETIDLEILDTANKECVGSAAPSLESSIKWGDGFLIMYSITDRSSFESVSHLKRLIDHVKQTLGIPTVIVANKCDMENGRVVRTEEGKALASDLRCSFFELSVAECSVAVELAVEKLVREVRLEYQRHLLAMDKRSRMLQMRHALSRKLTRSKTMQW; the protein is encoded by the exons ATGACCGATTCTGGACCGTCAAGAAAAATGTCACGGGCAAAGTTGGTGATACTTGGACGAGACAACTGTGGAAAGACAG CCCTGTGTGTTAGATTCATCACCAAGCGGTTCATAGGAGAATATGACCATAAAAAGG AAGTAACTTACAGATGTCGGAAAACTGTCGACAAGGAGACCATCGATTTGGAGATATTGGACACAGCCAACAAG gagtGTGTGGGTTCTGCAGCACCTTCTCTGGAGAGTTCCATTAAATGGGGCGATGGTTTCCTTATTATGTATTCCATCACAGACCGGAGCAGTTTTGAGTCTGTCTCACACTTAAAGAGGCTTATTGATCATGTCAAGCAGACCCTAG GCATACCTACTGTAATAGTTGCGAATAAATGTGACATGGAGAATGGAAGGGTGGTGCGGACAGAAGAAGGAAAGGCCCTTGCCAGTGATCTGAG GTGCAGCTTCTTTGAGTTGTCTGTGGCGGAGTGTTCTGTGGCTGTGGAGTTAGCGGTTGAGAAGTTGGTACGAGAGGTGCGCCTGGAGTACCAGCGCCACCTACTGGCCATGGACAAACGCTCACGCATGCTCCAGATGAGGCACGCACTGAGCCGCAAGCTTACCCGCAGCAAGACCATGCAGTGGTAA